In one Brassica oleracea var. oleracea cultivar TO1000 chromosome C9, BOL, whole genome shotgun sequence genomic region, the following are encoded:
- the LOC106318595 gene encoding tetratricopeptide repeat protein 27 homolog → MADGEIRILRGYELRLLRCTVSLPPSDSPPESQLLDESQSETHPHDALIKSLLSLIEAGDYLGALTSDAARVILGNAELELVDSVESAERVYSEVLDKVESFVVNDSSDEIDKARRAVVVMCLAISSAFWFTRCNLTGPTDGSVKCSLPFKVSESKELVEWENWAKIQLMSAGSDLLGKFSNLQHLVFARMLLLKLKDLLFETTATQTFELRSVSWWLVRVLLIHQRVLHERSSSLFEMLQVYMAEALDHFGALEKVESYWSSTLLLHGEVSSITSTIHLEACVLQYIYGRIDPCRLQLESAKAASKLEFSVSGAFGFRTIHQVDPKAQMVLIAKTSSSNGDVMLASSKADVGPYEAWGVEAPEVYMTPKLVNDESEAGKESATLKPVEQAMVLAQCLLIERGSRHNEMQRWDMAPYIEAIDSQKSSYFVLRRFCDLLRVRWESTRGRTKGRALEMMGKLVEAINKSDPGASQRIPLCYAVHLPTIPALRKEYGELLVSCGLVGEAITIFESLELWDNLINCYCLLGKKSAAVDLINAQLSERPNDPRLWCSLGDVTIDDSCYEKALEVSNDKSVRAKRALARSAYNRGDFEKSKMLWEAAMALNSLYPDGWFALGAAALKARDVQKALDSFTFAVQLDPDNGEAWNNIACLHMIKKKSKESFIAFKEALKFKRDSWQMWENFSHVAMDVGNIDQAFEAIQKILSMSKNKRVDVVLLDRIMTELENRNSASSLSVETEASSDESTESKPRAATPAETQRHLELLGKIIQQIVRTESTSEIWGLYARWSRIKGDLMVCSEALLKQVRSYQGSELWKDKERFKKFARASLELCRVYMEISLSTGSKRELFSAEMHLRNTSKQATVSFPESEELKELESCLEEVRNALKKCEETTNTKT, encoded by the exons ATGGCCGACGGCGAAATTCGAATCCTACGCGGTTACGAGCTCCGTCTCCTCCGATGCACCGTGTCTCTACCACCGTCAGATTCTCCTCCCGAGTCCCAGTTGCTGGATGAATCCCAATCCGAAACACATCCACACGACGCTCTTATAAAGTCTCTCTTGTCCTTGATCGAAGCTGGAGACTACCTCGGAGCTCTGACCTCGGACGCTGCTAGGGTAATACTCGGCAACGCCGAGCTGGAACTAGTTGACTCGGTTGAATCGGCGGAACGAGTTTACTCCGAGGTTCTCGACAAGGTCGAGTCCTTCGTGGTGAACGATTCGTCGGATGAAATCGATAAGGCTCGCCGTGCTGTTGTGGTGATGTGCTTAGCAATCTCATCTGCGTTTTGGTTCACTCGCTGTAATTTGACAGG GCCGACAGATGGATCAGTGAAATGTTCGTTGCCGTTTAAAGTATCAGAAAGTAAGGAGTTAGTTGAATGGGAGAACTGGGCGAAGATTCAGCTCATGTCTGCAGGCTCTGACTTGCTCGGGAAGTTTTCTAATCTCCAG CACTTAGTTTTTGCTAGAATGCTTCTGTTGAAGTTGAAAGATTTGCTGTTCGAGACAACTGCAACCCAAACATTTGAACTAAGGAGTGTTTCATGGTGGCTTGTCAGAGTTCTACTTATTCATCAGAGAGTTCTACACGAGCGATCTTCATCTTTGTTTGAGATGTTGCAAGTCTATATGGCTGAAGCTCTTGACCATTTTGGAGCCTTGGAAAAAGTTGAAAGCTATTGGTCTTCTACCTTGTTGCTACATGGGGAAGTTTCATCCATAACCTCAACCATACATCTGGAAGCATGTGTGCTTCAGTATATTTATGGACGGATTGATCCCTGTCG GTTACAGCTTGAATCTGCTAAAGCAGCATCAAAGCTCGAGTTCTCTGTTAGTGGGGCTTTTGGATTTCGTACTATTCACCAA GTAGACCCAAAGGCACAAATGGTATTGATAGCCAAAACTAGTTCATCCAATGGGGACGTGATGTTGGCCTCTAGTAAAGCTGATGTTGGACCTTATGAGGCTTGGGGAGTTGAAGCACCTGAAGTATACATGACTCCCAAACTAGTGAACGATGAGAGTGAAGCTGGCAAAGAGTCTGCGACCTTAAAACCAGTCGAACAGGCAATGGTTTTGGCTCAGTGCCTTTTAATTGAACGGGGTAGTCGGCACAATGAGATGCAAA GATGGGATATGGCTCCATATATTGAGGCGATTGATTCTCAAAAGTCATCATATTTTGTT CTACGGCGTTTCTGTGACTTACTACGTGTCCGGTGGGAATCAACTCGGGGTCGTACAAAGGGACGCGCCCTGGAGATGATGGGTAAACTG GTTGAAGCTATCAACAAGAGTGATCCTGGAGCATCACAAAGAATCCCTTTATGCTACGCAGTCCATCTCCCAACCATTCCTGCTTTAAGAAA GGAATACGGTGAGCTACTGGTTAGTTGCGGTTTGGTTGGGGAAGCAATCACAATATTTGAGAGCCTGGAGTTGTGGGACAATCTAATTAACTGCTACTG CCTTCTGGGAAAGAAATCAGCGGCTGTAGATCTCATCAATGCGCAGCTTTCTGAACGGCCAAATGACCCAAGATTATG GTGTTCACTTGGTGATGTTACGATTGATGACTCATGTTATGAAAAAGCCCTGGAAGTGTCAAATGATAAGTCAGTTCGTGCTAAG CGCGCTCTTGCTCGTAGCGCATACAATCGCGGTGATTTTGAGAAGTCAAAGATGTTGTG GGAGGCTGCAATGGCGTTGAATTCTCTGTACCCGGATGGTTGGTTTGCTCTTGGTGCTGCTGCGTTGAAG GCCAGGGATGTTCAAAAAGCACTCGATTCATTCACTTTTGCTGTTCAACTCGATCCTGACAATGGAGAGGCCTGGAACAACATTGCTTGTCT GCATATGATTAAGAAGAAGAGCAAAGAATCATTCATCGCATTCAAAGAAGCGCTTAAATTCAA GCGAGATAGCTGGCAGATGTGGGAGAACTTCAGCCATGTAGCTATGGATGTGGGAAATATTGATCAG GCCTTTGAAGCTATACAAAAGATACTGAGCATGAGCAAAAACAAGAGGGTTGATGTTGTTTTACTGGACCGTATAATGACAGAGTTAGAAAATAGGAATTCAGCATCGTCTTTATCGGTTGAAACTGAAGCTTCTTCTGATGAATCAACGGAGTCAAAACCGCGTGCTGCAACACCAGCTGAAACTCAGCGTCACTTAGAGTTGCTTGGGAAGATTATTCAGCAG ATTGTCCGAACAGAAAGTACATCTGAAATATGGGGATTGTATGCAAGATGGAGTAGAATCAAAGGAGATCTTATGGTATGCAGCGAGGCATTGCTGAAACAAGTGCGCTCATATCAG GGATCAGAACTGTGGAAAGACAAAGAGCGTTTCAAGAAGTTTGCAAGAGCATCGTTGGAGCTTTGCAGAGTCTACATGGAGATCTCACTGTCCACAGGAAGCAAGCGAGAGCTCTTTAGTGCTGAGATGCATTTGAGGAACACAAGCAAACAG GCGACAGTGAGCTTCCCGGAAAGTGAGGAATTGAAGGAGCTCGAAAGTTGCCTTGAGGAGGTGAGAAATGCTCTGAAGAAGTGTGAAGAGACTACAAATACGAAAACATGA
- the LOC106313788 gene encoding protein REVEILLE 1-like — MASSPLTTNVQGAKTTEKQKIQFSDQEGNDYAPKVRKPYTITKERERWTDEEHNKFVEALKQHGRAWRKIEEHVGTKTAVQIRSHAQKFFSKVAKEASGGNGSSLEPIVIPPPRPKRKPSHPYPRKLGNEGDQASRSVSPSERDNGSPTSVLSTVGSEALGSSDSHSPNRSLSPVSSASPPAAPLAATAKDLETLVNPSTKLELFPRESLVKEPTKQSLRLFGNTVLVSDSGVSSSLTTYCKSPIIQPLPRKLSRSETFPMVINPQEKLLSCWIQQVPPKQEEVENRCSDSEKAVQNEGSSTGSNTGSVDDTGHTDKSSEPHETMVCRWELKPSERSAFSELRRANSESNSRGFGPYKKRKMVIEAEQEEQEQIRLCL; from the exons ATGGCGTCGTCTCCGTTGACTACGAATGTTCAG GGTGCCAAAACTACAGAGAAGCAGAAGATACAATTCAGCGACCAAGAGGGAAATGACTATGCACCCAAG GTGAGGAAACCATACACGATAACAAAGGAAAGAGAGAGATGGACTGATGAAGAGCACAATAAGTTTGTTGAAGCATTGAAGCAACACGGGCGAGCATGGAGGAAAATAGAAG AACATGTGGGTACAAAGACTGCTGTTCAGATTCGAAGCCATGCTCAGAAGTTTTTCTCCAAG GTTGCTAAAGAAGCATCTGGAGGTAATGGGAGCTCGTTGGAGCCAATTGTGATACCACCTCCTCGTCCCAAGAGAAAACCATCACATCCTTACCCACGCAAGTTGGGGAACGAGGGAGATCAAGCAAGCAGATCAGTTTCTCCTTCAGAACGAGACAACGGATCTCCAACCTCTGTGTTGTCAACCGTTGGATCAGAAGCCTTGGGTTCCTCTGATTCACATTCACCTAATCGAAGCTTGTCCCCGGTTTCCTCTGCATCACCTCCTGCTGCTCCTCTTGCAGCTACTGCAAAAGATCTTGAGACTCTGGTAAACCCATCTACGAAGCTGGAGTTGTTTCCAAGAGAGAGCTTGGTCAAGGAACCGACAAAGCAAAGCCTTAGACTCTTTGGTAACACAGTTTTGGTATCTGATTCAGGCGTGTCCTCTTCTCTAACAACGTATTGTAAGTCACCTATCATTCAGCCATTACCAAGGAAACTCTCCCGTTCCGAAACATTCCCCATGGTGATAAACCCACAAGAGAAACTCTTGAGCTGTTGGATACAACAAGTCCCTCCTAAGCAAGAAGAAGTGGAAAACAGATGCTCAGATTCAGAAAAGGCTGTTCAGAATGAAGGATCATCGACTGGATCAAACACTGGTTCGGTGGATGATACAGGACATACGGACAAGAGCTCAGAACCACATGAAACAATGGTGTGTAGGTGGGAGTTGAAACCAAGCGAGAGGTCTGCATTTTCGGAGCTCAGAAGAGCAAACTCTGAGTCTAATTCAAGAGGGTTTGGTCCATACAAGAAGAGAAAGATGGTTATAGAGGCAGAACAAGAAGAACAAGAACAGATACGCCTCTGCTTATAG
- the LOC106316782 gene encoding NAC domain-containing protein 86: MAPVSLPPGFRFHPTDEELITYYLKRKINGREIELEIIPEVDLYKCEPWDLPGKSLLPSKDQEWYFFSPRDRKYPNGSRTNRATKGGYWKATGKDRRVSLRDRAIGTKKTLVYYRGRAPHGIRTGWVMHEYRLDETECEPTAFGMQDAYALCRVFKKIIIEGKPRDQHQQQHQPYANTSSNISRSSSFDVGSDLEISSNTHQVLPYNNVTDTQPIFGNAFGDHDDRSQYLSQNMTPSFSNYESPYGPYLNQSKVYTETECGMLQHQMSLPPLQVENTPVQTSIFSNGMNQNSGQCGFDDFAFAASNRNQLYNSNVDDHLIHIGNLEEQLHSAGHSTWMNMSNGSLNQSFAEDVEVLPSFEENDQDIEYFGRSGTSTLNNIEIDEFFSFEDRVEDTDKSNITLNSSGSRMIEEETRVDHKMLICTRQTTQVLYHRVVPSQILKVHINLVGGNEERRLFTEEEGKDSWFQKAENVAKMKLNQIGLAAKHYYKCLTIIF, encoded by the exons ATGGCTCCGGTCTCGTTGCCTCCTGGTTTTAGGTTCCATCCAACGGACGAGGAACTAATCACATACTATCTCAAAAGAAAGATCAACGGTCGAGAGATAGAGCTGGAAATTATCCCTGAAGTAGACCTCTACAAGTGCGAACCATGGGACTTGCCAG GGAAGTCGTTGCTTCCGAGCAAAGACCAGGAATGGTACTTCTTCAGTCCACGGGACAGAAAGTACCCCAATGGTTCAAGAACAAACCGAGCAACAAAAGGCGGTTACTGGAAAGCCACCGGCAAAGACCGGCGGGTGAGTCTGAGAGATCGAGCCATAGGAACCAAGAAAACCCTAGTTTATTACCGTGGACGTGCCCCGCACGGCATTAGAACTGGTTGGGTCATGCATGAATATCGCCTCGATGAAACCGAATGCGAACCTACTGCGTTCGGCATGCAG GATGCATATGCGCTTTGCCGCGTTTTCAAGAAGATAATAATTGAAGGGAAACCAAGAGATCAACATCAGCAGCAGCATCAGCCTTACGCCAACACGAGTTCGAATATAAGTCGTAGCTCAAGTTTTGACGTTGGTTCGGACCTTGAAATAAGTTCAAATACACATCAAGTTCTACCTTACAATAACGTTACCGATACCCAACCGATATTTGGAAACGCATTTGGTGACCATGATGACCGGTCGCAATACTTGTCACAAAACATGACTCCAAGCTTTTCAAATTACGAATCTCCTTATGGACCATACCTCAATCAATCTAAG GTGTATACAGAAACTGAATGTGGAATGTTGCAACATCAAATGTCATTGCCACCTTTGCAAGTAGAAAACACGCCGGTTCAGACCAGCATTTTCTCCAATGGAATGAATCAAAACAGCGGTCAATGTGGTTTCGATGACTTTGCTTTCGCTGCAAGTAACCGCAACCAGCTATATAACAGCAACGTTGATGATCATTTAATACACATTGGAAATCTCGAAGAACAATTGCACAGTGCTGGACACTCGACATGGATGAACATGTCTAACGGATCTTTAAATCAG AGTTTCGCAGAAGACGTAGAGGTTTTGCCAAGCTTTGAGGAGAATGATCAAGATATTGAATATTTTG GCAGATCTGGGACCAGTACACTCAACAACATAGAGATTGATGAGTTTTTCTCGTTTGAGGACCGAGTAGAAGACACTGACAAGTCAAACATAACTCTAAACTCTTCAGGATCCAGAATGATCGAAGAAGAGACTAGAGTAGACCATAAAATGCTCATTTGCACACGTCAAACAACTCAAGTTTTATATCATCGAGTCGTACCGTCGCAGATTTTGAAAGTTCACATTAATCTTGTCGGAGGAAATGAAGAGAGAAGACTGTTTACGGAAGAAGAAGGCAAGGATTCCTGGTTCCAGAAGGCTGAAAATGTTGCCAAGATGAAATTGAATCAGATTGGTTTAGCTGCAAAACATTATTACAAGTGTCTTACAATTATTTTCTGA
- the LOC106315213 gene encoding protein FAR1-RELATED SEQUENCE 5-like, whose product MSNHVSDIPGSPEESYKMMYSYLYMLEQVNPETKTCVKLDDASKFKYLFIALGACIEGFAFTRKVIAVDATWLKNRYGGVLVFAKAQDPNGHSYPLAFAVLDGENLASWTWFFEMLKSVIPDSSELVFMSERNQSLIFAIGNVFPQAHHGNCLWHLKEKVNWHACYVNKNIVGHRFMDLGRYYTDKWARAFFPRDRYNFDTSNNVESMKSVFKEATRWALIPMLDCIVRKFSDWFTQRKDVVCRLIDTRLVHVVENYLHDLWDVAQQLSVRELNSYELKYEITDIAEKVFWASLVGKSCTCKVWDYEKFPCLHGLTAYIYFTTNVDGSRLNIHELCSKYYWTKLWALAYDMTLYVVPDMSYWKVPDQIKEVKIIPPDRITRKGRKRVKTT is encoded by the exons ATGAGCAATCACGTCAGTGATATACCCGGTAGTCCGGAAGAGAGCTACAAGATGATGTATAGCTATTTGTACATGTTAGAGCAAGTGAATCCAGAAACAAAAACCTGTGTGAAATTGGATGATGCAAGTAAATTCAAGTACCTCTTCATAGCTTTGGGAGCTTGCATTGAAGGGTTTGCATTTACGAGGAAAGTGATAGCTGTGGATGCGACATGGCTGAAGAACAGATATGGTGGTGTTCTAGTTTTTGCGAAAGCTCAAGATCCTAATGGTCATAGTTATCCACTTGCGTTTGCAGTACTAGATGGTGAGAATCTTGCTAGTTGGACTTGGTTTTTCGAGATGCTTAAAAGTGTTATACCAGACTCTTCTGAACTGGTTTTCATGAGTGAAAGAAATCAGAGTTTGATCTTCGCTATAGGAAACGTGTTTCCACAGGCTCACCATGGGAATTGTTTATGGCATTTGAAGGAAAAAGTGAACTGGCATGCTTGTTACGTCAACAAGAATATAGTCGGACATAGATTTATGGATTTGGGAAGATATTACACG GACAAATGGGCAAGGGCTTTTTTCCCACGTGACAGGTACAACTTCGATACAAGCAACAATGTGGAATCAATGAAGAGCGTGTTTAAAGAGGCAACGAGGTGGGCCTTAATACCAATGTTGGATTGTATCGTCAGGAAATTCTCTGATTGGTTCACTCAACGGAAGGATGTTGTTTGTAGATTAATCGATACAAGACTGGTGCATGTGGTTGAGAACTACTTGCACGATCTATGGGATGTTGCACAACAGCTATCTGTACGGGAGCTTAATAGTTATGAGCTTAAGTACGAGATCACTGACATTGCAGAAAAGGTGTTTTGGGCGAGCTTGGTTGGAAAATCTTGTACTTGCAAGGTGTGGGATTATGAAAAGTTTCCGTGTCTGCACGGACTGACAGCTTACATCTATTTCACTACAAACGTTGATGGCAGCCGCCTTAATATCCATGAGCTGTGCTCAAAATACTACTGGACGAAACTGTGGGCTTTGGCGTATGACATGACACTTTATGTTGTGCCTGACATGTCTTATTGGAAGGTACCGGATCAGATCAAGGAGGTGAAGATCATACCTCCGGATCGTATCACGAGGAAGGGAAGAAAAAGAGTTAAAACTACTTAA
- the LOC106318596 gene encoding autophagy protein 5: MAANEEAMKYVWEGAIPLQIHLHKSEVASHPAPPPALVLAPRIGYLPLLVPLIKPYFKDSLPPGEDSIWFDYKGVPLKWYIPTGVLFDLLCAEPERPWNLTIHFRGYPSNVLIPCEGEDSAKWNFVNSLKEAAYIINGNCKNVMNMSQSDQEDLWTSVMNGDLDAYTRLLPKLKMGNIEDEFSRKESLSSPVSRQGGGTEIDVAGQVKTARIPVRLYVRSVSQNFENLEDVPEIDTWDEISYMNRPVEFLKEKGKCFTLRDAIESLLPEYSGDRAQTSGEEEADGSQETRGEIKLVRIQGIELKLEIPFSWVVNNLMNPEFYLHISVLVIGPQR; encoded by the exons ATGGCGGCGAATGAAGAAGCTATGAAGTATGTATGGGAAGGAGCAATTCCGCTGCAGATTCATCTCCACAAATCCGAAGTCGCTTCTCACCCTGCTCCTCCTCCTGCTCTC GTGTTAGCACCAAGGATAGGGTACTTGCCTCTGTTAGTTCCTCTGATAAAGCCTTACTTCAAGGATTCACTTCCTCCTGGTGAAGACTCAATCTGGTTCGATTACAAAGGCGTTCCTCTTAAATG GTATATACCAACAGGTGTTCTCTTCGATCTCTTATGCGCTGAACCTGAAAGACCTTGGAATCTCACT ATACACTTTAGGGGATATCCGAGCAACGTACTCATTCCATGTGAAGGAGAAGATTCTGCCAAGTGGAACTTTGTTAACTCTTTGAAAGAG GCGGCATATATTATCAATGGAAACTGCAAGAATGTTATGAATATGTCTCAGAGTGATCAAGAGGATCTGTGGACTTCTGTCATGAACG GTGATCTTGATGCCTACACAAGGTTATTACCCAAGCTTAAAATGGGAAATATCGAAGATGAGTTTTCAAGAAAAGAAAGTTTGTCATCTCCAGTATCTCGACAAGGTGGTGGGACTGAGATAGATGTGGCTGGACAAGTTAAGACAG CAAGGATTCCTGTTAGGCTGTATGTTCGAAGTGTAAGTCAAAATTTCGAGAATCTTGAAGATGTGCCTGAGATCGATACATGGGATGAGATTTCGTACATGAATCGCCCTGTTGAGTTCCTGAAAGAAAAAG GGAAATGCTTTACTCTACGTGACGCTATTGAAAGTCTCCTCCCGGAGTACAGTGGAGACAGAGCTCAAACGAGTGGAGAAGAAGAAGCAGATGGGTCGCAGGAGACGAGGGGAGAAATCAAGCTGGTAAGGATACAAGGGATAGAATTGAAACTAGAGATACCGTTTTCATGGGTGGTAAACAACTTGATGAACCCAGAATTCTATCTCCACATCTCTGTTCTTGTGATAGGTCCTCAAAGGTAA
- the LOC106318597 gene encoding UPF0651 protein YPL107W, mitochondrial: protein MVLLHHLHPRVSIAVWPAYNPRRKSLQDVLLSMRFGLTRDLSLKRSLGKYYSVSRQQQLTSPISMATKSENLVETSTEEKGKVDEDKEEEISLPPPPEKPEAGDCCGSGCVRCVWDVYYEELEEYNKLSKPSRL, encoded by the exons ATGGTTTTGTTGCATCATCTCCATCCTCGAGTCTCGATCGCCGTATGGCCAGCTTACAATCCTCGCCGGAAAAGCCTCCAGGATGTGCTTTTGAGCATGAGATTTGGATTAACGCGAGATCTCTCTCTAAAGCGGTCCTTGGGCAAGTACTATTCCGTATCTCGACAACAACAGCTCACGTCGCCGATCTCCATGGCCACCAAGAGCGAGAATCTCGTGGAAACTTCGACGGAGGAGAAAGGTAAGGTAGATGAGGATAAGGAGGAAGAGATCTCACTCCCTCCGCCGCCGGAGAAACCAGAGGCTGGAGATTGTTGCGGTAGCGGCTGCGTACGGTGCGTTTGGGATGTGTATTATGAGGAGCTCGAAGAATACAACAAGCTTTCTAAACCCA GTCGATTGTAG